In one window of Streptomyces griseus subsp. griseus DNA:
- a CDS encoding DUF4291 domain-containing protein has product MNTPPLPPRYEIRALHTATTVTVYQAYRPAIGLPAARDGRFPAEWKRDRMTWIKPSFLWMMYRCGWGTKEGQEVVLAVEIDRSGLEWALARAELSHYVRDVHPDEASWKQSLRTAPARVQWDPERDLDLNPLPYRSLQLGLGGEAARRYADEWTVSVRDVTPLAHEVHTAVRAGEREKAAALLPVETPIDLAAPRPVRAGV; this is encoded by the coding sequence ATGAACACCCCGCCCCTCCCGCCCCGTTACGAGATCCGCGCGCTGCACACCGCCACCACCGTCACCGTCTACCAGGCGTACCGCCCCGCCATCGGGCTCCCCGCCGCGCGGGACGGGCGGTTCCCCGCCGAGTGGAAGCGGGACCGGATGACGTGGATCAAGCCCAGCTTCCTGTGGATGATGTACCGCTGCGGGTGGGGCACCAAGGAGGGGCAGGAGGTCGTCCTCGCCGTCGAGATCGACCGGAGCGGCCTGGAGTGGGCGCTCGCGCGTGCCGAACTCTCCCACTACGTACGCGATGTGCACCCGGACGAGGCGTCCTGGAAGCAGAGCCTGCGCACCGCCCCCGCCCGGGTGCAGTGGGACCCCGAACGCGACCTGGACCTGAACCCGCTCCCGTACCGCTCCCTCCAGCTCGGGCTGGGCGGGGAGGCGGCACGGCGGTACGCGGACGAGTGGACCGTCTCCGTACGCGATGTCACCCCGCTCGCCCACGAGGTGCACACGGCGGTGCGGGCGGGGGAGCGGGAGAAGGCCGCCGCGCTGCTGCCGGTGGAGACGCCGATCGATCTCGCCGCACCCCGGCCGGTGCGGGCCGGGGTGTAG
- the mmsA gene encoding CoA-acylating methylmalonate-semialdehyde dehydrogenase, producing MTKTVNHWIGGKTVEGTSGQYGPVTDPATGAVTTQVALASVEEVDAAVAAAKAAYATWGTSSLAQRTTVLFRYRALLDAHRDDIAALITAEHGKVHSDALGEVARGLEIVELACGITTQLKGELSTQVSNRVDVSSIRQSLGVVAGITPFNFPAMVPMWMFPLAIACGNTFVLKPSEKDPSAANLLAELAAEAGLPDGVLNVLHGDKVAVDGLLDHPDVAAVSFVGSTPIARYIHATASANGKRVQALGGAKNHMLVLPDADLDAAADAAVSAAYGSAGERCMAISAVVAVGAIGDELVAKIRERAEKITIGPGNDPASEMGPLITAAHRDKVASYVTGAAAQGAEVVLDGTGHTVEGFEDGHWIGLSLLDKVSTDSDAYRDEIFGPVLCVLRVDTYEDGVALMNASPFGNGTAIFTRDGGAARRFQLEVEAGMVGVNVPIPVPVGYHSFGGWKDSLFGDHHIYGNDGVHFYTRGKVVTTRWPDPADAPAGVDLGFPRNH from the coding sequence ATGACGAAGACCGTCAACCACTGGATCGGCGGCAAGACAGTGGAGGGCACGTCGGGCCAGTACGGTCCCGTCACGGACCCGGCCACCGGCGCGGTCACCACGCAGGTGGCGCTCGCCTCGGTGGAGGAGGTCGACGCCGCGGTGGCCGCGGCGAAGGCCGCGTACGCGACCTGGGGCACGTCCTCCCTCGCCCAGCGCACCACCGTCCTCTTCCGCTACCGCGCGCTGCTGGACGCCCACCGTGACGACATCGCCGCGCTGATCACCGCCGAGCACGGAAAGGTGCACTCCGACGCGCTGGGCGAGGTCGCCCGTGGTCTGGAGATCGTGGAGCTGGCGTGCGGGATCACCACCCAGCTCAAGGGCGAGCTCTCCACCCAGGTCTCCAACCGGGTCGACGTCTCCTCGATCCGCCAGTCCCTCGGCGTGGTCGCGGGCATCACCCCGTTCAACTTCCCGGCCATGGTGCCGATGTGGATGTTCCCCCTCGCCATCGCGTGCGGCAACACGTTCGTGCTGAAGCCGAGCGAGAAGGACCCGTCGGCGGCCAACCTGCTGGCCGAGCTGGCGGCCGAGGCGGGCCTCCCGGACGGCGTCCTGAACGTCCTGCACGGTGACAAGGTCGCGGTGGACGGTCTCCTCGACCACCCCGACGTGGCGGCCGTCTCCTTCGTCGGCTCCACCCCCATCGCCCGCTACATCCACGCCACCGCCTCCGCCAACGGCAAGCGCGTCCAGGCCCTCGGCGGCGCCAAGAACCACATGCTGGTCCTCCCGGACGCCGACCTGGACGCGGCGGCCGACGCGGCGGTCTCGGCGGCGTACGGCTCCGCCGGCGAGCGCTGCATGGCGATCTCGGCGGTCGTCGCGGTCGGCGCGATCGGTGACGAGCTGGTCGCCAAGATCCGCGAGCGCGCCGAGAAGATCACGATCGGCCCCGGCAACGACCCGGCCTCCGAGATGGGCCCGCTGATCACCGCCGCCCACCGCGACAAGGTCGCCTCGTACGTCACGGGCGCCGCAGCCCAGGGCGCCGAGGTCGTCCTCGACGGCACGGGCCACACGGTGGAGGGTTTCGAGGACGGCCACTGGATCGGCCTCTCCCTCCTGGACAAGGTCTCCACCGACTCCGACGCCTACCGGGACGAGATCTTCGGCCCGGTGCTGTGCGTGCTCCGCGTGGACACGTACGAGGACGGCGTCGCCCTCATGAACGCCTCGCCGTTCGGCAACGGCACCGCGATCTTCACCCGCGACGGCGGGGCGGCCCGCCGCTTCCAGCTGGAGGTCGAGGCCGGCATGGTCGGCGTCAACGTGCCGATCCCGGTCCCGGTGGGCTACCACTCCTTCGGCGGCTGGAAGGACTCCCTCTTCGGCGACCACCACATCTACGGCAACGACGGCGTGCACTTCTACACCCGCGGCAAGGTCGTCACCACCCGCTGGCCGGACCCGGCGGACGCCCCGGCGGGCGTGGACCTGGGGTTCCCGCGCAACCACTGA
- the iolD gene encoding 3D-(3,5/4)-trihydroxycyclohexane-1,2-dione acylhydrolase (decyclizing), whose protein sequence is MSPTSPAGPSPDPSRGPDPSPSPDPRPAPTRRLTTAQALVAFLARQYTERDGRRHRLINATWGIFGHGNVAGIGQALVEAGNGSGRRNGDRSGVRTAPRMPYLQGRNEQAMVHAAVGYARQSGRLSAHAVTTSIGPGATNLVTGAALATINHLPVLLLPGDTFATRPADPVLQQLEVPYAGDVSVNDCLRPVSRYFDRVTRPEALIPAALQAMRVLADPAGTGAVTLALPQDVQAEAYDWPEEFFAERVWRVRRPAPDTAELEAAVRAVRSARRPLIVAGGGVRHSAAEETLAAFTAATRIPVASTQAGKGALRHDHPADVGGIGHTGTATADELARTADLVIGVGTRYTDFTTASGTLFENPAVRFLNLNITGFDAHKLAALPLVADARTGLEALTSALAGRGYRVDPAYETEYTGAKEAWEERVEASFTTPESAARPTQTQVLGLLDTLVTEDDILINAAGSLPGDLHKLWRTRSRDQYHVEYGYSCMGYEIPAAIGVLLATGTQERPRPVWALVGDGTYLMNPTEIVTAVQENLPLKLLILQNHGYASIGGLSEAVGGERFGTAYRHRDTDGGFTGPPLPVDLAANAASLGLRVLRATTVDDLRKALAEARSAEGPTCVYVETETPDTVSGPPPAQAWWDVPVAETASRPAAVEAREEYDRRVAARRHHL, encoded by the coding sequence TTGAGCCCGACGAGTCCCGCCGGCCCGAGCCCCGACCCGAGCCGGGGCCCCGACCCGAGCCCGAGCCCCGACCCGAGGCCCGCCCCCACCCGCCGCCTGACCACCGCTCAGGCACTGGTCGCCTTCCTCGCCCGCCAGTACACCGAGCGCGACGGCCGCCGCCACCGGCTGATCAACGCGACCTGGGGCATCTTCGGCCACGGCAACGTCGCCGGGATCGGCCAGGCACTCGTGGAGGCGGGCAACGGGAGCGGCAGGCGGAACGGCGACCGCAGCGGCGTCCGGACCGCGCCCCGCATGCCGTACCTCCAGGGCCGCAACGAACAGGCCATGGTGCACGCGGCCGTGGGGTACGCGCGCCAGTCCGGCCGGCTCTCCGCGCACGCGGTGACCACCTCCATCGGCCCCGGCGCCACCAACCTCGTCACCGGCGCCGCGCTCGCCACCATCAACCACCTCCCCGTCCTCCTCCTCCCCGGCGACACCTTCGCGACCCGGCCCGCCGACCCCGTGCTCCAGCAGCTCGAAGTCCCCTACGCCGGTGACGTGTCGGTCAACGACTGCCTGCGCCCCGTCTCGCGCTACTTCGACCGGGTCACCCGCCCGGAGGCGCTGATTCCGGCGGCCCTCCAGGCGATGCGGGTCCTCGCCGACCCCGCCGGGACGGGCGCGGTCACGCTGGCGCTGCCGCAGGATGTCCAGGCGGAGGCGTACGACTGGCCGGAGGAGTTCTTCGCCGAGCGGGTCTGGCGGGTGCGCAGGCCGGCGCCCGACACGGCCGAACTGGAAGCGGCCGTACGGGCGGTGCGCTCCGCCCGCCGCCCCCTGATCGTCGCGGGCGGCGGGGTCCGCCACAGCGCGGCCGAGGAGACGCTGGCCGCCTTCACCGCCGCCACCCGCATCCCGGTCGCCTCCACCCAGGCGGGCAAGGGGGCCCTGCGCCACGACCACCCGGCGGACGTGGGCGGCATCGGCCACACCGGTACCGCCACCGCCGACGAACTGGCCCGCACCGCCGACCTGGTGATCGGCGTCGGCACCCGGTACACGGACTTCACCACCGCCTCCGGCACCCTCTTCGAGAACCCGGCCGTCCGCTTCCTCAACCTCAACATCACCGGCTTCGACGCCCACAAGCTGGCCGCCCTCCCGCTGGTCGCCGACGCCCGCACCGGCCTGGAGGCGCTCACCAGTGCGCTCGCCGGACGGGGATACCGCGTCGACCCGGCGTACGAGACGGAGTACACCGGCGCGAAGGAAGCGTGGGAGGAACGGGTCGAGGCGTCCTTCACCACCCCCGAGTCCGCCGCGCGCCCCACCCAGACCCAGGTGCTCGGCCTCCTCGACACCCTGGTCACCGAGGACGACATCCTCATCAACGCCGCCGGCTCCCTCCCCGGCGACCTGCACAAGCTCTGGCGCACCCGCTCCCGCGACCAGTACCACGTGGAGTACGGCTACTCCTGCATGGGCTACGAGATCCCGGCCGCGATCGGCGTCCTGCTCGCGACCGGAACGCAGGAGCGGCCCCGCCCCGTCTGGGCGCTCGTCGGCGACGGCACGTACCTGATGAACCCCACCGAGATCGTCACCGCCGTCCAGGAGAACCTGCCGCTGAAACTGCTGATCCTCCAGAACCACGGGTACGCCTCCATCGGCGGCCTCTCCGAGGCGGTCGGCGGCGAGCGCTTCGGTACGGCCTACCGGCACCGCGACACCGACGGAGGCTTCACCGGCCCGCCGCTCCCCGTCGACCTCGCCGCCAACGCGGCCTCCCTCGGCCTGCGGGTCCTGCGCGCCACCACCGTCGACGACCTGCGCAAAGCCCTCGCGGAGGCCCGCAGCGCGGAAGGCCCCACTTGTGTCTACGTCGAGACCGAAACGCCCGACACAGTGTCGGGCCCCCCTCCGGCACAGGCGTGGTGGGATGTTCCCGTGGCCGAAACCGCGAGCCGGCCGGCAGCGGTCGAGGCCCGGGAAGAGTACGACCGGCGGGTCGCCGCCCGACGCCACCACCTGTGA
- the iolB gene encoding 5-deoxy-glucuronate isomerase — MDTHHERDDGGTGGTPSAARHHLPSGSAGRGPYVLDIDPEMAGWDRSHLRVLELEPGGVHTLVTGECEWIVLPLTGGCTVRTAGDTFELLGRESVFSGVSDFAYVPRDDRAQIASGAGGRFALAGAKCERRLPARYGPAPEVPVELRGTGTCSRQVNNFAAADTFDCDRLIAVEVLTPGGNWSSYPPHKHDEQVPGEECELEEIYYFEVAGGGLGYHRVSPSREGGTDVLAEVGSGDAVLIPDGWHGPSIAPPGRTLYYLNVMAGPGEERAWLIRDHPDHGWIRDTWRDEPVDARLPLYTEHPQTARPDTARPSPGPEVTG, encoded by the coding sequence ATGGACACGCACCACGAGCGAGACGACGGCGGCACCGGGGGCACTCCTTCCGCCGCGCGCCACCACCTGCCCTCCGGCAGCGCGGGGCGCGGGCCCTATGTCCTGGACATCGACCCGGAAATGGCCGGATGGGACCGGTCCCATCTCCGCGTTCTGGAGCTGGAGCCGGGCGGAGTTCATACGCTTGTCACCGGGGAGTGTGAATGGATCGTTCTGCCGTTGACCGGTGGCTGTACGGTGCGTACGGCAGGTGACACCTTTGAACTGCTGGGCCGGGAAAGCGTGTTCAGCGGGGTGAGCGATTTCGCCTACGTGCCGCGCGACGACCGAGCGCAGATCGCCTCCGGCGCAGGAGGCCGCTTCGCCCTGGCAGGAGCGAAGTGCGAGCGACGACTCCCCGCTCGCTACGGCCCCGCGCCGGAGGTACCCGTCGAACTGCGTGGCACCGGCACCTGCTCGCGCCAGGTCAACAACTTCGCCGCCGCCGACACCTTCGACTGCGACCGCCTGATCGCCGTCGAGGTCCTCACCCCCGGCGGCAACTGGTCCTCGTACCCACCCCACAAGCACGACGAGCAGGTGCCGGGCGAGGAGTGCGAGCTGGAGGAGATCTACTACTTCGAGGTGGCGGGCGGCGGCCTCGGCTACCACCGGGTCTCGCCGTCGCGCGAGGGCGGTACGGATGTCCTCGCCGAGGTCGGCAGCGGTGACGCGGTCCTCATCCCCGACGGCTGGCACGGCCCGTCCATCGCCCCGCCCGGCCGCACGCTGTACTACCTGAACGTCATGGCGGGGCCGGGGGAGGAGCGGGCCTGGCTGATCCGCGACCATCCGGACCACGGATGGATCCGCGACACCTGGCGGGACGAGCCGGTCGACGCCAGACTGCCGCTGTACACGGAGCATCCGCAGACGGCCCGCCCGGACACGGCGCGTCCGTCGCCCGGCCCGGAGGTAACAGGTTGA
- a CDS encoding deoxyribose-phosphate aldolase codes for MTPATPATPAAPSVRDLVRLRAEHPEAVAEAAARRKRRPLLRTADTATAHGGPPHPGRLMIIAADHPARGALAVGDRALAMANRFELLERLCLALSRPGVDGVLASADVLDDLLLLGALEDKVVMGSMNRGGLAGAAFELDDRFTGHRPEDLVRHGFDAGKLLLRIDHEDPGSLDTLHAAARAIDAMAAHRLPVFVEPFLCRRVDGRLRNDLGAAAVATSIAIASGLAGTSAYTWLKVPVTADPDDMAQVMETSTLPAVLLGGEVGDDLDGAYGKWREALRLPTVRGLVVGRSLLYPVDGDVAGAVDTAVSLL; via the coding sequence ATGACCCCCGCCACGCCTGCCACCCCCGCCGCCCCCTCCGTCCGCGACCTGGTCCGGCTCCGCGCCGAACACCCCGAAGCGGTGGCCGAAGCCGCCGCCCGACGGAAGCGGCGCCCCCTGCTCCGTACGGCAGACACCGCCACCGCCCACGGGGGCCCGCCCCACCCCGGCCGGCTGATGATCATCGCCGCCGACCACCCCGCGCGCGGCGCCCTCGCCGTCGGGGACCGGGCGCTCGCCATGGCCAACCGGTTCGAGCTGCTCGAACGGCTCTGCCTCGCCCTCTCCCGCCCCGGCGTCGACGGCGTCCTCGCCTCCGCCGACGTCCTGGACGACCTGCTCCTCCTCGGCGCCCTGGAAGACAAGGTCGTCATGGGCTCCATGAACCGGGGCGGGCTCGCGGGCGCCGCCTTCGAGCTGGACGACCGGTTCACCGGGCACCGCCCCGAGGACCTGGTCCGCCACGGGTTCGACGCGGGGAAGCTGCTGCTCCGCATCGACCACGAGGACCCCGGCTCCCTGGACACCCTGCACGCCGCCGCCCGCGCCATCGACGCGATGGCCGCGCACCGGCTGCCGGTCTTCGTCGAACCCTTCCTCTGCCGCCGCGTCGACGGCCGCCTCCGCAACGACCTGGGCGCCGCCGCCGTCGCCACGTCCATCGCCATCGCGTCGGGCCTGGCCGGGACCTCCGCGTACACCTGGCTCAAGGTCCCCGTCACCGCGGACCCGGACGACATGGCGCAGGTCATGGAGACCTCCACGCTCCCCGCCGTCCTGCTCGGCGGCGAGGTGGGCGACGACCTGGACGGGGCGTACGGGAAGTGGCGCGAGGCGCTGCGGCTGCCCACCGTGCGGGGGCTGGTCGTGGGGCGTTCGCTGCTCTACCCGGTCGACGGGGACGTGGCGGGCGCCGTCGACACGGCCGTATCGCTGCTGTAG
- a CDS encoding 5-dehydro-2-deoxygluconokinase produces MPEPYDVITMGRIGVDLYPLDIGVPLARVETFGKFLGGSPTNVAVAAARLGRRTAVITRTGRDAFGDYLHQELQGFGVDDRWVTEVEAYPTPVTFCEIFPPDDFPLHFYRQPKAPDLEIHPAELDLDAVRDARIFWMTGTGLSAEPSRAATLAALRARSESTRSEGAGRRGAFSEGAHSESVRSEDPARGARAATVFDLDWRPMFWDGGDHSSVAPARYREALAHATVAVGNIDECEIATGEREPHAAARALLAAGVELAVVKQGPKGVLAVRRDGSTADVPPLPVEVVNGLGAGDAFGGALCHGLLAGWDVARTMRYANAAGAIVASRIACSSAMPFPDEVERALAEGAVTDDIASGPSGAAS; encoded by the coding sequence ATGCCTGAGCCGTACGACGTGATCACCATGGGGCGGATCGGGGTGGACCTCTACCCCCTGGACATCGGTGTGCCGCTCGCCCGGGTCGAGACGTTCGGCAAGTTCCTCGGCGGCTCCCCGACGAACGTCGCGGTGGCGGCGGCGCGGCTGGGGCGGCGTACGGCGGTGATCACCCGGACCGGCCGGGACGCCTTCGGGGACTACCTCCACCAGGAGCTTCAGGGGTTCGGGGTGGACGACCGGTGGGTGACGGAGGTCGAGGCGTATCCGACCCCGGTCACCTTCTGCGAGATCTTCCCGCCGGACGACTTCCCGCTCCACTTCTACCGGCAGCCCAAGGCGCCCGACCTGGAGATCCACCCGGCGGAGCTCGACCTGGACGCGGTGCGCGATGCGCGGATCTTCTGGATGACCGGCACCGGGCTCAGCGCCGAGCCCAGCCGCGCCGCGACGCTGGCGGCGCTCCGGGCCCGCAGCGAGAGCACCCGCAGCGAGGGCGCCGGCCGCAGGGGTGCCTTCAGCGAGGGCGCCCACAGCGAGAGCGTCCGCAGCGAGGACCCGGCCAGGGGGGCCCGCGCCGCGACCGTGTTCGACCTCGACTGGCGGCCCATGTTCTGGGACGGCGGAGACCACAGCTCCGTGGCGCCTGCCCGCTACCGGGAAGCGCTCGCCCACGCCACCGTCGCCGTCGGCAACATCGACGAGTGCGAGATCGCGACCGGCGAGCGCGAACCGCACGCCGCTGCCCGGGCCCTGCTCGCGGCCGGGGTGGAGCTCGCCGTCGTCAAGCAGGGGCCGAAGGGCGTCCTCGCCGTCCGCCGCGACGGCTCCACCGCCGATGTGCCGCCGCTGCCGGTGGAGGTCGTCAACGGGCTCGGCGCCGGGGACGCGTTCGGCGGGGCGCTCTGCCACGGGCTGCTGGCCGGCTGGGACGTCGCCCGGACCATGCGGTACGCGAACGCCGCCGGGGCCATCGTCGCCTCCCGCATCGCCTGCTCCTCCGCGATGCCCTTCCCGGACGAGGTGGAGCGGGCGCTCGCAGAGGGGGCGGTCACGGACGACATCGCCTCCGGGCCCTCCGGAGCGGCCTCATGA
- a CDS encoding sugar phosphate isomerase/epimerase family protein translates to MTPSAPSSARIRIGSAPDSWGVWFPDDPQQVPWQRFLDEVAEAGYAWIELGPYGYLPTDPARLTDETRSRGLTVSAGTVFTGLHHGPDVWDRTWAHVADIAELTRAMGAEHLVVIPSFWRDDKTGEVLEDRTLTPAQWRELTTQTERLGREVQERYGLRIVVHPHADTHIDSEENVNRFLDATDPSLVSLCLDTGHYAYCGGDSVKLIETYGERIGYLHLKQVDPEILAAVVAEEIPFGPAVARGVMCEPPGGVPALEPVLDAARALDVDLFAIVEQDMYPCDPDKPLPIARRTREFLRSCGRP, encoded by the coding sequence ATGACCCCCTCCGCGCCCTCTTCGGCCCGCATCCGCATCGGCTCGGCACCCGACTCGTGGGGGGTGTGGTTCCCCGACGACCCGCAGCAGGTGCCCTGGCAGCGTTTCCTCGACGAGGTGGCCGAGGCCGGGTACGCGTGGATCGAACTCGGTCCGTACGGCTATCTCCCCACCGATCCGGCCCGGCTGACGGACGAGACCCGCAGCCGTGGGCTCACCGTCTCCGCCGGCACCGTCTTCACCGGATTGCACCACGGGCCCGACGTCTGGGACCGGACCTGGGCGCATGTCGCCGACATCGCCGAACTGACCCGGGCCATGGGCGCCGAACACCTGGTCGTCATCCCCTCCTTCTGGCGCGACGACAAGACGGGCGAGGTGCTGGAGGACCGCACGCTCACCCCCGCGCAGTGGCGGGAGCTGACGACCCAGACGGAACGGCTCGGCCGGGAGGTCCAGGAGCGTTACGGGCTCCGCATCGTCGTCCACCCGCACGCGGACACCCACATCGACAGCGAGGAGAACGTCAACCGCTTCCTCGACGCCACCGACCCCTCCCTCGTCTCGCTCTGCCTGGACACCGGGCACTACGCCTACTGCGGCGGCGACAGCGTCAAGCTCATCGAGACGTACGGGGAGCGCATCGGCTACCTCCACCTCAAGCAGGTCGACCCCGAGATCCTGGCGGCCGTAGTGGCGGAGGAGATCCCGTTCGGCCCGGCCGTGGCGCGGGGCGTGATGTGCGAACCGCCCGGTGGCGTACCCGCCTTGGAGCCGGTCCTGGACGCGGCGCGCGCCCTGGATGTCGACCTGTTCGCGATCGTGGAGCAGGACATGTACCCGTGCGACCCGGACAAGCCGCTCCCGATCGCGCGCCGCACCCGCGAGTTCCTCCGCTCCTGCGGACGGCCCTGA
- a CDS encoding helix-turn-helix transcriptional regulator, which translates to MTDRTLWSYKDIAAHIQVQPDTVRSYRKHGLLPPPDQVKNGKPYWYGDTVRAWVASRPRNRGR; encoded by the coding sequence ATGACGGACAGAACACTCTGGTCCTACAAGGACATTGCCGCGCACATCCAGGTCCAGCCGGACACCGTCCGCTCCTACCGCAAACACGGCCTCCTCCCGCCGCCCGACCAGGTGAAGAACGGAAAGCCGTACTGGTACGGCGACACCGTCCGCGCCTGGGTCGCCTCCCGCCCCCGCAACCGGGGCCGCTGA
- a CDS encoding class I SAM-dependent methyltransferase, which yields MHRNIRTTDDVLTLLDGVFAPEAHRWTADSASWWDGFYEDRAKPVPFFAEKPDESLVSYVDRGLVTPGRALELGCGPGRNAHALASFGFDVDAIDLSPAAIAWAEERAEVPGAGARFHCGDAFVLTADRDDGAGGAELSGPYDLIYDSGCFHHLPPHRRVSYLGLLDRCLAPGGHFALTCFAAGEGGMGSELPDAELYRQGSLGGGLAYTLEELRDIFSVSELTETELRRMRDEAPASPVFGESFLWTALFRREARP from the coding sequence ATGCACCGGAACATCCGCACGACGGACGACGTACTGACCCTCCTGGACGGCGTGTTCGCACCCGAGGCGCACCGCTGGACCGCCGACTCCGCCTCGTGGTGGGACGGCTTCTACGAGGACCGTGCGAAGCCGGTGCCGTTCTTCGCGGAGAAGCCCGACGAGAGCCTCGTCTCGTACGTCGACCGGGGGCTGGTCACCCCGGGCCGCGCGCTCGAACTCGGCTGCGGCCCCGGGCGCAACGCGCACGCGCTTGCCTCGTTCGGCTTCGACGTCGACGCGATCGACCTCTCCCCGGCGGCGATCGCCTGGGCAGAGGAGCGCGCCGAAGTGCCGGGAGCCGGGGCCCGGTTCCACTGCGGTGACGCCTTCGTTCTGACGGCGGACCGGGACGATGGGGCGGGTGGGGCGGAGTTGTCCGGGCCGTACGACCTGATCTACGACTCCGGGTGCTTCCACCACCTGCCGCCCCACCGGCGTGTCAGCTACCTCGGGCTCCTCGACCGCTGCCTCGCCCCCGGCGGCCACTTCGCGCTCACCTGCTTCGCGGCGGGGGAGGGCGGCATGGGCTCCGAGCTGCCGGACGCGGAGCTCTACCGGCAGGGGAGCCTGGGCGGCGGACTCGCCTACACCTTGGAGGAGTTGCGCGACATCTTCTCGGTCTCGGAGCTGACGGAGACCGAGCTGCGCCGGATGCGCGACGAGGCGCCCGCATCTCCGGTCTTCGGTGAGTCCTTTCTCTGGACGGCGCTGTTCAGGAGGGAGGCCCGGCCGTAA